A region of uncultured Acidilobus sp. JCHS DNA encodes the following proteins:
- a CDS encoding glutamate-1-semialdehyde-2,1-aminomutase: MSLRLYEEAKEVLVGGVNSPVRAAVRPYPFFVRSAKGAYLFTEDGEKLIDYVLGYGPLILGHANDYVSRRVLEQVERGWLYGAPSRSEVELARKIVGYVMPGGKVRFVNSGTEATMTAIRLARGYTRKTKVLKFDGCYHGAHDYVLVQAGSAASEFGVPNSLGVPPQAASLTLIARFNDIESAERAAKSAGDDLAAIIVEPVIGNMGVIPPAKDFLKALRELADRHGALLIFDEVITGFRLSLGGAQEYFGVRADIVTLGKIIGGGFPVGAIVARREIMDMLAPLGQVFNAGTFNAHPVTMAAGLATLEVLENGDGLRRASRAAEEVAKALEAPGYTVNRVESMFQVFFVKGPVKDADDARRANRELYARFHEALRRLGVFSPPSQYESWFTSTAHDEEALSLTVNAVEGALRELR; encoded by the coding sequence TTGAGCCTCAGGCTCTATGAGGAGGCCAAGGAGGTCCTCGTGGGCGGCGTTAATAGCCCTGTCAGGGCCGCCGTCAGGCCTTACCCGTTCTTCGTCAGGTCAGCTAAGGGGGCTTACCTGTTCACCGAGGACGGCGAGAAGCTCATAGATTACGTACTGGGTTACGGTCCCCTCATACTGGGGCACGCAAACGATTACGTCAGCCGGAGGGTCTTAGAACAGGTCGAAAGGGGCTGGCTCTACGGGGCCCCATCAAGGTCGGAGGTTGAGCTGGCGAGAAAGATAGTAGGCTACGTTATGCCTGGCGGGAAGGTCCGCTTCGTCAACTCAGGGACCGAAGCCACCATGACGGCCATAAGGCTTGCCAGGGGGTATACGAGAAAGACCAAGGTACTGAAGTTCGATGGGTGCTACCACGGCGCCCACGACTACGTCCTAGTTCAGGCGGGAAGCGCTGCCTCAGAGTTCGGGGTCCCTAACAGCCTTGGGGTTCCGCCCCAGGCAGCCTCGCTGACGCTCATAGCCAGGTTCAATGACATAGAATCAGCGGAGAGGGCGGCCAAGTCGGCAGGGGACGACCTGGCGGCAATAATAGTTGAGCCAGTCATAGGTAACATGGGCGTCATACCGCCCGCCAAGGACTTCCTGAAGGCGCTCAGGGAGCTCGCTGACCGTCACGGGGCCCTGTTGATATTCGATGAGGTCATCACGGGCTTCAGGCTCTCGCTGGGCGGGGCCCAGGAGTACTTTGGGGTAAGGGCCGACATAGTGACCCTCGGCAAGATAATAGGCGGAGGGTTCCCCGTGGGGGCTATAGTCGCCAGGAGGGAGATAATGGACATGCTCGCGCCGCTGGGGCAGGTCTTCAACGCGGGCACCTTCAACGCCCACCCAGTCACAATGGCTGCGGGGCTAGCAACCCTTGAGGTCCTCGAGAACGGGGACGGCCTCAGGAGGGCCTCGAGGGCTGCCGAGGAGGTCGCCAAGGCCCTTGAGGCCCCAGGGTACACCGTGAACAGGGTTGAGAGCATGTTCCAGGTCTTCTTCGTCAAGGGGCCTGTTAAGGACGCTGACGACGCCAGGAGGGCTAACAGGGAGCTCTACGCCAGGTTCCATGAGGCCTTGAGGAGGCTGGGGGTGTTCTCGCCGCCGAGCCAGTACGAGTCCTGGTTCACCAGCACAGCCCACGACGAGGAGGCCCTGAGCCTAACAGTTAATGCTGTGGAGGGCGCCCTAAGGGAGCTGAGATGA
- a CDS encoding Uroporphyrinogen-III synthase has translation MEGGCRALYLGPELPLELRDLRSLTWVKAVVIEPLDEGLRESARLIREGLYDCVAFTSPRGPLLLRGFLQGWPSGPRPLCVGPGTARAFSEAFGLRCYMPRTYTTGSLASLALELNCRSLLTLRSEQGDDELEAAVKASASVHRVNIYRERVLADLIPTGFNVVIASSALIAEAACQRLKDTVDLVIAMGPKAARKAKELCPKATVIEPQEHSFKAVRETLAMSGCS, from the coding sequence TTGGAGGGCGGATGCAGAGCGCTCTACCTAGGCCCCGAGCTCCCGCTGGAGCTCAGGGACCTCAGGTCGCTTACGTGGGTTAAGGCCGTGGTGATAGAGCCGCTTGATGAGGGCCTGAGGGAGTCGGCGAGGCTCATAAGGGAGGGCCTTTATGACTGCGTCGCCTTCACGAGCCCGAGGGGCCCCCTCCTCCTCAGGGGCTTCCTACAGGGCTGGCCGAGCGGGCCGAGGCCGCTGTGCGTGGGCCCAGGCACCGCCAGGGCCTTCTCTGAGGCCTTCGGCCTCCGGTGCTATATGCCGAGGACCTACACTACGGGCTCCTTGGCGTCGCTGGCCCTTGAACTGAACTGCAGGTCGCTACTGACGTTAAGGTCTGAGCAGGGGGACGACGAGCTTGAGGCTGCGGTCAAAGCCAGCGCTAGCGTTCACAGGGTTAACATCTACAGGGAGCGGGTGCTGGCCGACCTAATACCAACTGGGTTCAACGTGGTCATAGCCTCCTCCGCGCTGATCGCCGAGGCTGCCTGCCAGAGGCTTAAGGACACTGTGGACCTGGTCATAGCGATGGGTCCAAAGGCCGCGAGGAAAGCAAAGGAGCTGTGCCCCAAGGCCACAGTAATAGAGCCCCAAGAGCACAGCTTTAAGGCCGTGAGGGAGACGCTAGCCATGTCAGGGTGTAGTTAG
- a CDS encoding porphobilinogen deaminase, translating into MKLRVATRGSKLSLVQVKIVMNYLAHRLGEAVDYELVIVRTKGDEVLDRPISQIGVKGAFEKEVNRAVLDNLADVAVHSLKDLPGELSGGLAIVAVPPRDPPNDSLVFGKGRPPVGSIEEIPEGSSIGTASVRRSAFVLAHNPNVKVKLVRGNVDTRVRKLMEGEVDYLVLAEAGLLRLSIEVPRLRLPLDYFPPEPGQGLIAVVAPEDSPVAKRLSEASDPLAMAMAMAEREFVRTLRVGCGVPVGGVSEALKGDLMTFIAGAASPEGASMAVIRVRGERSRPEDLGRRAAEELKRFL; encoded by the coding sequence ATGAAGCTAAGGGTCGCGACGAGAGGCAGCAAGCTGAGCTTAGTCCAGGTTAAGATAGTCATGAATTACTTAGCCCATAGGCTTGGGGAAGCCGTAGATTATGAGCTAGTCATAGTCAGGACCAAGGGGGACGAGGTCCTTGACAGGCCCATAAGTCAGATCGGCGTGAAGGGCGCCTTTGAGAAGGAGGTCAACAGGGCTGTCCTTGACAACCTGGCTGACGTTGCCGTGCACAGCCTCAAGGACCTGCCGGGGGAGCTCAGCGGAGGGTTAGCTATAGTAGCGGTTCCCCCGAGGGACCCTCCCAACGACTCCCTCGTCTTCGGCAAGGGCAGGCCCCCTGTAGGCTCCATTGAGGAAATTCCTGAGGGCTCTTCAATAGGCACAGCGAGCGTGAGGAGGTCAGCTTTTGTCCTGGCTCACAACCCTAACGTCAAGGTTAAGCTCGTCAGGGGAAACGTTGACACGAGGGTCAGGAAGCTCATGGAAGGGGAAGTGGATTACCTGGTCCTGGCGGAGGCCGGCCTGCTCAGGCTGAGTATTGAAGTGCCCAGGCTCAGGCTCCCTCTCGACTACTTCCCCCCAGAGCCAGGACAGGGCCTCATAGCTGTCGTAGCGCCTGAGGACTCCCCTGTCGCTAAGAGGCTCTCCGAGGCCTCAGACCCCCTGGCAATGGCGATGGCTATGGCCGAGAGGGAGTTCGTCAGGACGCTCAGGGTGGGCTGCGGCGTTCCGGTGGGCGGCGTGTCCGAGGCGCTGAAGGGCGACCTGATGACGTTCATAGCGGGGGCAGCGAGCCCTGAGGGCGCCTCAATGGCCGTGATAAGGGTAAGAGGCGAGAGGTCGAGGCCTGAGGACCTGGGGAGGAGGGCTGCTGAGGAGTTAAAGAGGTTCCTATGA
- a CDS encoding uroporphyrin-III C-methyltransferase — protein MKGKVIIVGAGPGDPGLITVKGLEALRRADVVIYDRLIPRGLLKGVKPGCELIYAGKQPGRHELEQDEINELLVDRASRGLLVVRLKGGDPYTFGRGEEECEYVVSRGLECEVVPGIPSYVGAAAYAGAPLAGRVYGSSFVVVTGRVAGGEPEMEEYLRRLRELARHVDNVVVLMGVSTSERVLTALAEAKGPSAPALAIMDATMPTQRSLAGTIEDLARYSREGLLRNPAVIIVGPAALARDRLWRADAERST, from the coding sequence TTGAAGGGCAAGGTCATCATAGTGGGGGCCGGACCTGGGGACCCTGGCCTCATCACCGTAAAGGGGCTTGAGGCGCTGAGGAGAGCTGACGTAGTAATCTACGACAGGCTAATACCGAGGGGGCTGCTTAAGGGGGTAAAGCCCGGCTGTGAGCTCATATATGCTGGCAAGCAGCCTGGCCGACACGAGCTTGAGCAGGACGAAATTAACGAGCTGCTCGTTGACAGGGCCTCAAGGGGCCTCCTGGTCGTGAGGCTCAAGGGAGGCGACCCCTACACCTTCGGCAGAGGTGAAGAGGAGTGCGAGTACGTCGTTTCAAGGGGCTTAGAGTGTGAAGTGGTGCCTGGCATTCCAAGCTATGTCGGCGCCGCTGCCTACGCCGGCGCGCCGTTGGCAGGGAGAGTCTACGGGTCAAGCTTTGTCGTTGTCACGGGACGCGTCGCGGGCGGGGAGCCCGAGATGGAGGAGTACCTGAGGAGGCTGAGGGAGCTGGCAAGGCATGTCGACAACGTGGTGGTCCTCATGGGGGTCTCAACCTCGGAGAGGGTTCTCACGGCGCTGGCTGAGGCCAAGGGTCCCTCAGCGCCAGCCCTAGCCATTATGGACGCAACCATGCCGACCCAGAGGTCCCTCGCAGGCACCATAGAGGACCTAGCCAGGTACTCAAGGGAGGGGCTCCTGAGGAACCCCGCCGTCATAATAGTGGGGCCCGCGGCCTTGGCGAGGGACAGGCTTTGGAGGGCGGATGCAGAGCGCTCTACCTAG
- a CDS encoding HD superfamily phosphohydrolase, producing the protein MGLNSEGRLGAYEPKGVIQDSIHGFIPINDAEYWLLQTPFLRRLHGVKQLGMAFLVFPSARHSRLEHSLGVMHLASMIAAKVASVAKRDQRVCDALASDCDRLAESLIQVARLAGLLHDIGHLAYSHMTEEAVKDLALFAEGRGSRALFEELTNLSGGNLKVHEAYAQVFIDRLLRLASEDPRAGKLKDLEGYLMAAKLSLTGSSTRSGLRVLEDLGLSEGSVKVIHDIISNEIADADRLDYLQRDAQATGIVYGNIDIARLIHGITLTIDPDGRPLLGLDIKSLQTLEDIFDARYKMYRSVYFHHKVLAFSKAITMFMKALSQEWEPGLFPLYGNDSLPSLLLPSRLAEAIMNDAYYFDDSELDYMVKVYAARGQLARRWALSLLDRRDLVHVSVFKRSEELVLVAEDVLRSKGLPETPQRVADLMEYVVVNFKSLIDDVKKAFSDRLELDFFKSSIVDAAKLQASGLRVFNWNDSLYLRGLAEEAKIPVVLLYAYSNDEKFHADSLRPRADELRKYIKDKVRDLMKEAVS; encoded by the coding sequence ATGGGCCTCAATAGCGAGGGGAGGCTAGGAGCCTATGAACCTAAAGGGGTAATACAGGATTCAATACACGGCTTCATCCCAATAAATGACGCTGAGTACTGGCTTCTTCAGACACCCTTCCTGAGAAGATTACACGGGGTTAAGCAGCTGGGCATGGCCTTCCTCGTCTTTCCCTCGGCCCGCCACAGCAGACTCGAGCACTCGCTTGGCGTCATGCACCTGGCCTCCATGATAGCCGCCAAGGTCGCCAGCGTCGCCAAGAGGGACCAAAGGGTCTGTGACGCGTTAGCCTCGGACTGCGACAGGCTCGCTGAAAGCCTAATTCAGGTCGCTAGGCTGGCAGGCCTACTACATGACATAGGGCACCTGGCGTACAGCCACATGACCGAGGAGGCCGTGAAGGACCTCGCGCTGTTCGCGGAGGGAAGAGGATCAAGGGCCCTCTTTGAGGAGCTCACTAATTTGTCTGGGGGCAACCTCAAGGTCCATGAGGCCTATGCCCAGGTCTTCATAGACCGCCTTCTGAGGCTGGCCTCCGAGGACCCGCGGGCGGGGAAGCTCAAAGACCTTGAGGGCTACCTTATGGCCGCGAAGCTCTCACTCACAGGTAGCTCGACGAGGTCCGGGCTACGGGTCCTTGAGGACCTTGGCCTGAGCGAGGGCAGCGTCAAGGTAATACATGACATTATAAGTAATGAGATAGCGGACGCTGACAGGCTCGACTACCTTCAGCGGGATGCTCAGGCAACAGGCATAGTCTATGGCAACATAGATATTGCGAGGCTGATCCACGGCATAACGTTAACAATAGACCCTGATGGAAGGCCCCTCCTGGGACTTGATATCAAGAGCCTTCAGACGCTGGAGGACATATTTGACGCCAGGTATAAGATGTATAGGTCCGTTTACTTCCACCACAAGGTCCTGGCGTTCTCCAAGGCCATAACGATGTTTATGAAGGCCCTATCCCAAGAGTGGGAGCCAGGCCTGTTCCCCCTTTACGGCAATGACTCCCTCCCTTCACTCTTACTTCCATCAAGGCTGGCCGAGGCCATCATGAACGACGCCTATTACTTTGACGACTCTGAGCTAGACTACATGGTCAAGGTCTACGCGGCCCGCGGTCAGCTGGCCAGGAGATGGGCCCTAAGCCTCCTTGATAGGCGTGACCTCGTGCACGTGTCCGTATTTAAGAGAAGCGAGGAGCTCGTCCTCGTAGCTGAGGACGTGCTTAGGTCAAAAGGGCTGCCTGAGACGCCTCAGAGAGTAGCTGACCTGATGGAATACGTTGTGGTGAACTTCAAGAGCCTAATCGATGACGTAAAGAAGGCGTTCTCTGATAGGCTAGAGCTCGACTTCTTTAAGAGCTCCATTGTTGACGCGGCTAAGCTTCAGGCCTCAGGGCTCAGGGTCTTCAACTGGAACGACTCGCTTTACCTGCGCGGGCTAGCGGAGGAGGCCAAGATACCAGTAGTCCTTCTGTACGCCTACTCCAACGACGAGAAGTTCCACGCCGACTCGCTGAGGCCTAGAGCTGATGAGCTAAGGAAGTATATAAAGGACAAGGTCAGGGATCTCATGAAGGAGGCCGTAAGTTGA